A genome region from Geobacter pickeringii includes the following:
- the uvrB gene encoding excinuclease ABC subunit UvrB, producing the protein MDRFTLVSDYAPRGDQPKAIAELGDGILRGDREQVLLGVTGSGKTFTMANVIASVNRPALILAPNKTLAAQLYGEFKELFPHNAVEYFVSYYDYYQPEAYLPTTDTFIEKDSSINDEIDKLRHAATRSLLTRRDVIIVASVSCIYGIGSPAEYQAMHVFFHQGEEYGRETLLRKLVEIQYERNDVDFHRGTFRVRGDIVEIFPAHEDEKALRIEFFGDTVEAIAEIDPLRGLVLQRLAKCAIYPASHYVATRETLERAIEEIRTDLRERIQWFRGENMLVEAQRIEQRTMYDLEMMEEIGFCQGIENYSRYFDGRAAGEPPYTLLDYFPRDYLLFADESHVTVPQVGGMYRGDRSRKETLVNYGFRLPAALDNRPLTFREFTERLNQAVYVSATPADYELVQVGGVVVEQVIRPTGLLDPVIQVRPASGQVDDLLHEIRETVARGERVLATTLTKRMAEDLTDYYRDLGVRVKYLHSDIDTIQRMQIIRDLRLGEFDVLVGINLLREGLDIPEVSLVAILDADKEGFLRSARSLIQTCGRAARNVNGRVVMYADTVTGSMQSCIGETARRRTLQETFNTEHGITPQTVKKGLRTILESIEERDYLTIPLAAEPREEYLPAEKIPKLVKKLRKEMLDAAKKLDFEKAAELRDRIKRLETRELGLKEDHHG; encoded by the coding sequence ATGGATCGCTTCACCCTTGTCAGTGACTACGCTCCCCGCGGGGACCAACCGAAGGCGATCGCCGAACTGGGCGACGGCATCCTCCGCGGCGACCGCGAGCAGGTCCTGCTGGGGGTCACCGGCAGCGGCAAGACGTTCACCATGGCCAACGTCATCGCCTCGGTGAACCGCCCCGCCCTCATTCTTGCCCCCAACAAGACCCTGGCGGCCCAGCTCTACGGCGAGTTCAAGGAGCTCTTCCCCCACAATGCCGTGGAGTATTTCGTCTCCTACTACGACTATTACCAGCCCGAAGCGTACCTCCCCACCACCGACACCTTCATCGAGAAGGACTCCTCCATCAACGACGAGATCGACAAGCTGCGCCACGCCGCCACCCGCAGCCTCCTCACCCGGCGTGACGTGATCATCGTCGCCTCGGTCTCCTGCATCTACGGCATCGGCTCCCCCGCCGAGTACCAGGCGATGCACGTCTTCTTTCACCAGGGGGAGGAGTACGGCCGGGAGACGCTCCTGAGGAAACTGGTGGAGATCCAGTACGAGCGTAACGACGTCGACTTCCACCGGGGGACCTTTCGCGTGCGGGGCGATATCGTGGAGATCTTCCCGGCCCATGAGGACGAGAAGGCGCTGCGGATCGAGTTCTTTGGCGACACGGTGGAGGCCATCGCCGAGATCGACCCCCTGCGCGGCCTCGTGCTCCAGCGCCTCGCCAAGTGCGCCATCTACCCCGCCTCCCACTACGTGGCGACCCGGGAGACGCTGGAGCGGGCCATCGAAGAGATCCGGACCGACCTGCGGGAGCGGATCCAGTGGTTCCGGGGAGAGAACATGCTGGTGGAGGCCCAGCGGATAGAGCAGCGGACCATGTATGACCTGGAGATGATGGAGGAGATAGGATTCTGCCAGGGAATCGAGAACTACTCCCGCTACTTCGACGGCCGGGCGGCGGGGGAGCCCCCCTACACCCTCCTCGACTACTTCCCCCGCGATTACCTCCTCTTCGCCGACGAATCCCACGTCACCGTCCCCCAGGTGGGGGGGATGTACCGGGGAGACCGCAGCCGCAAGGAGACCCTGGTCAACTACGGCTTCCGCCTTCCGGCAGCCCTCGACAACCGCCCCCTCACCTTCCGGGAATTCACCGAGCGGCTCAACCAGGCGGTCTACGTCTCGGCCACCCCCGCCGACTACGAACTGGTCCAGGTGGGGGGCGTGGTGGTGGAGCAGGTGATCCGCCCCACCGGCCTCCTCGACCCGGTGATCCAGGTGCGGCCGGCGAGCGGCCAGGTGGACGATCTCCTCCACGAGATCCGCGAGACGGTGGCCCGGGGGGAGCGGGTCCTCGCCACGACCCTCACCAAACGGATGGCGGAGGATCTCACCGACTACTACCGGGACTTGGGTGTCCGGGTGAAGTACCTCCACTCGGACATCGACACCATCCAGCGGATGCAGATCATCCGGGATCTGCGCCTCGGTGAGTTCGACGTCCTCGTCGGGATCAACCTCCTGCGGGAAGGGCTCGACATCCCCGAGGTGTCGCTGGTGGCGATCCTCGACGCCGACAAGGAGGGATTCCTCCGCTCGGCCCGCTCCCTCATCCAGACCTGCGGCCGGGCCGCGCGCAACGTCAACGGCCGCGTCGTCATGTACGCCGACACGGTGACCGGCTCCATGCAGAGCTGCATCGGCGAGACGGCCCGCCGCCGGACGCTTCAGGAGACATTCAACACCGAGCACGGCATCACCCCCCAGACGGTGAAGAAGGGGCTGCGCACCATCCTGGAATCGATCGAGGAGCGGGACTACCTGACGATTCCCCTTGCCGCCGAGCCCCGGGAGGAGTACCTCCCGGCAGAGAAGATCCCGAAGCTCGTCAAGAAGCTCCGCAAGGAGATGCTCGACGCGGCGAAAAAGCTCGACTTCGAAAAGGCCGCGGAGTTGCGCGACCGGATCAAACGGCTCGAAACGCGGGAACTGGGATTGAAGGAGGACCACCATGGGTGA
- a CDS encoding response regulator, whose amino-acid sequence MGEPTVLLVDDEQFFLNLLCEFLRESPVSVMTAESGPAALERVRTHRPALIVLDYRMPEMSGAACCARLKADPRLHRIPVIMVVGEGKDDDRLACRTAGCDAIITKPLDRREFLDVGRRFLPDVERRQLRVSYGGLAVFRKGDESFHGTVEDLSPNGAYVAARCNMEVDETLHLGFVLPGPVLVETESRVAWINQGHQRIKKGLPDGFGVEFLDLAKETSELVKRFVAENVPR is encoded by the coding sequence ATGGGTGAGCCAACGGTCCTCCTCGTGGATGACGAGCAGTTCTTCCTCAATCTGCTGTGCGAATTCCTCAGGGAGTCGCCCGTATCGGTCATGACCGCCGAGAGCGGCCCCGCCGCCCTCGAACGGGTGCGCACCCACCGCCCGGCCCTCATCGTCCTCGACTACCGGATGCCCGAGATGAGCGGCGCCGCGTGCTGCGCCCGCCTCAAGGCCGACCCCCGCCTCCACCGGATCCCCGTCATCATGGTCGTCGGCGAGGGGAAGGACGACGACCGGCTGGCATGCCGGACCGCGGGGTGCGACGCCATCATCACCAAGCCCCTCGACCGCCGCGAATTCCTCGATGTCGGGCGGCGGTTCCTCCCCGACGTGGAGCGGCGGCAGCTCCGCGTCAGCTATGGCGGCCTCGCCGTCTTCCGGAAAGGCGACGAGAGCTTTCACGGCACCGTCGAGGATCTCAGCCCCAATGGCGCCTATGTGGCCGCCCGGTGCAACATGGAGGTCGACGAGACCCTCCACCTCGGTTTCGTCCTTCCCGGACCGGTACTGGTGGAGACCGAAAGCCGGGTCGCCTGGATCAACCAGGGACATCAGCGGATCAAGAAGGGGCTCCCCGACGGCTTCGGCGTCGAGTTCCTCGACCTTGCCAAGGAGACGTCCGAACTGGTGAAACGGTTCGTCGCGGAGAACGTGCCGCGCTAG
- a CDS encoding spinster family MFS transporter — MPRHDAPAPVPPPRRSRGGRYALALLLAVNLLNYIDRQILYAVFPLIKADLALSDTALGLIGSAFMICYMVSAPFFGWWGDRWSRPRLAAAGVAVWSVATAAAGVVSGYRGLLAARAAVGIGEASFGTVSPGLLTDFFPKERRARILSLFFLAIPVGSALGYLIGGLIGHRLGWHAAFLVVGLPGLALALPLGLLQEPHRDGSGSPPDATAPPGYRTLLDNRTFLINTLAMAAMTFALGGLAQWIPTFLFRMHGLDVARGNTIFGAITVVTGICGTLTGGWLGDLLQRRTPRGHLVVSAWGFVIGTPAAAWAILAPSLGHCLTAMFVAEFFLFLNTGPLNTVIVNVTRPAIRSMAFAVNIFFIHALGDAISPAVIGWLSDRLGLRTALLATPLAILAAALFSFLCGGTIARDMARAGE, encoded by the coding sequence ATGCCCCGCCACGATGCGCCCGCACCGGTGCCCCCCCCCCGCCGCTCCCGCGGCGGACGCTACGCCCTGGCGCTCCTCCTTGCCGTGAACCTCCTCAACTACATCGACCGGCAGATTCTCTACGCCGTCTTTCCGCTCATCAAGGCCGATCTCGCCCTCTCCGACACCGCCCTTGGCCTCATCGGCAGCGCCTTCATGATCTGCTACATGGTCTCGGCGCCCTTCTTCGGCTGGTGGGGCGACCGGTGGAGCCGACCGCGCCTTGCCGCCGCCGGGGTGGCGGTCTGGAGCGTGGCGACCGCGGCGGCCGGCGTCGTCTCCGGCTACCGGGGCCTGCTGGCGGCCAGGGCCGCCGTCGGGATCGGCGAGGCGAGTTTCGGCACCGTATCGCCGGGACTCCTGACCGATTTCTTTCCCAAGGAACGGCGCGCCCGGATCCTGTCCCTCTTCTTCCTCGCCATCCCGGTCGGCAGTGCCCTCGGCTACCTCATCGGCGGCCTCATCGGCCACCGTCTCGGCTGGCACGCCGCCTTCCTCGTCGTCGGGCTTCCCGGCCTTGCCCTTGCGCTCCCCCTCGGGCTCTTGCAGGAGCCGCACCGCGACGGCAGCGGGAGCCCCCCGGACGCCACGGCCCCCCCCGGCTACCGCACCCTCCTGGACAACCGCACGTTCCTCATCAACACCCTCGCCATGGCCGCCATGACCTTTGCCCTCGGCGGCCTCGCCCAGTGGATACCCACCTTCCTCTTCAGGATGCACGGCCTCGACGTGGCGCGGGGGAACACCATTTTCGGCGCCATCACCGTCGTCACCGGCATCTGCGGCACCCTGACCGGCGGATGGCTCGGCGACCTGCTCCAGCGGCGCACCCCCCGGGGACATCTCGTCGTCTCGGCGTGGGGGTTTGTCATCGGCACGCCGGCCGCGGCCTGGGCCATCCTCGCCCCCTCCCTCGGCCACTGCCTCACCGCCATGTTCGTGGCCGAGTTCTTCCTCTTCCTCAACACCGGCCCCCTCAACACCGTCATCGTCAACGTGACGCGCCCGGCGATCCGCTCCATGGCGTTTGCCGTCAACATCTTCTTCATCCACGCCCTCGGAGACGCCATCTCCCCCGCCGTCATCGGCTGGCTCTCGGATCGCCTGGGGCTCCGCACCGCCCTTCTCGCCACCCCCCTCGCCATTCTCGCCGCCGCCCTCTTCTCTTTCCTCTGCGGCGGCACCATTGCCCGCGACATGGCCCGGGCCGGCGAGTGA
- a CDS encoding nitrite/sulfite reductase domain-containing protein → MKKDILEKGAILQRDRETYAIAPHIPGGITDTATLRKICDVADRYGVKELKLTSAQRIALMGVKEDDLDAIWRDLQEKPGAAIGLCVRSVKICPGTTWCKRAVQDSVALGLKIDALYHAMELPNKMKMGISGCMLSCAEVTVKDIGVMGTPKGWRVYVGGNAGARPQLAELLTDGLATDDEVLALIDRIIGWYRNSGSELRLGKAIEQAGFERFRAEVLGG, encoded by the coding sequence ATGAAGAAAGACATCCTCGAAAAAGGGGCGATCCTCCAGCGGGATCGGGAAACCTATGCCATCGCCCCCCATATCCCGGGAGGGATCACCGACACCGCCACGCTTCGTAAAATCTGCGACGTGGCGGACCGCTACGGCGTAAAGGAACTGAAGCTCACCTCGGCCCAGCGGATCGCCCTCATGGGGGTGAAGGAAGACGACCTGGACGCCATCTGGCGCGACCTGCAGGAGAAGCCGGGAGCGGCCATCGGCCTCTGCGTGCGGAGCGTCAAGATCTGCCCCGGCACCACCTGGTGCAAGCGGGCGGTGCAGGACTCCGTCGCCCTCGGGCTGAAGATCGACGCCCTCTATCACGCCATGGAGCTCCCCAACAAGATGAAGATGGGGATCTCGGGGTGCATGCTCTCCTGCGCGGAAGTGACGGTGAAGGATATCGGCGTCATGGGAACGCCGAAGGGGTGGCGGGTCTATGTGGGGGGGAACGCCGGGGCGCGGCCACAGCTGGCCGAACTCCTGACCGACGGCCTGGCGACGGACGACGAGGTCCTCGCCCTCATCGACCGGATCATCGGATGGTACCGGAACTCGGGGAGCGAGCTACGGCTCGGAAAGGCCATCGAGCAGGCCGGATTCGAGCGGTTCCGGGCCGAGGTGCTCGGAGGCTGA
- a CDS encoding UvrD-helicase domain-containing protein: MEYIADLHVHSPFSRATSRECDPAGLAAWARVKGIQVVGTGDFTHPGWLARLKELFVPVEPGFFRLRDENVPSPLPGLPAAPAPVRFMLSAEISCIYKRHGAVRKVHNLLYVPDLAAAERVSVRLAGIGNIESDGRPILGLDSRNLLEILLEAAPEGFLVPAHIWTPWFSLFGSKSGFDAVEECFGDLTPHVFALETGLSSDPEMNRMISALDRFTLISNSDCHSPGRLGREANLLATGFDFFSLRDALKENRRDRFRGTVEFFPEEGKYHLDGHRACGVCLEPSETRHLSGRCPVCGRPLTVGVLHRVLELADRDRPLFPEDAPEVFSMVPLPEVLGEILDVGPASKEVARQYARLVARFGSEFAILLHASGEELAEASPLLAEAIGRIRAGRVIRHGGYDGEYGTIRVFEEGEVARLAGQGGLFGDDTPRRGRKKAPAPRVPLPARQEKGAAPAVPAGPNPEQAEAIGCTDRQMLVAAGPGTGKTFTLVARLAALLERPDTVPERVWAITFTNRAAVEVRERLVRAAGAAGERVFVGTFHSLCLGWLRAAAPDLAVLGEESRDRFLRRLFPGLAKRERDSLAGEIAAFLHRAEGEGAADAPPEPVRRYLDELSRLALVDLDDVVPEAVRRLRRDASFRQRICGGVAHLFVDEFQDLNASQYTLVETLGREAEVFAIGDPDQAIYGFRGSCPAFFFRFAELPATRRLSLVRNYRSAAPIIEAASAVIARNRLRSGLILTAATWGSGSIELHRPTTATAEAEFIARRIEEFMGGTSHLSLATGRGGERGRGRSFGEIAVLYRLTKQADELAAALERRGIPFQLVGAVPYFLGSAARGLTRFVLAADGSREMAHWLALLRELSGIGAASIGRLEEALPLTGDFFSLAAAVELPPAAAGQAAALAQALERFRETAAQDGVAPALGEAAVFLGADGGHPDCRRLLTLAGSFGADLSAFARHLREYAAETVYDDRAEGVALMTLHAAKGLEFPVVFLAGCEEGLLPCALWQDADLEEERRLFYVGMTRAREALVLTAAVERPWCGPGERPLSRFVAEIPEHLVRKGVPPRNGSPARGSEQLTLF; the protein is encoded by the coding sequence ATGGAGTACATCGCCGATCTCCACGTCCACTCGCCTTTTTCCCGGGCCACGAGCAGGGAGTGCGACCCCGCCGGACTCGCCGCCTGGGCCCGGGTGAAAGGGATCCAGGTGGTGGGTACCGGAGACTTCACCCACCCCGGCTGGCTCGCCCGGCTGAAGGAGCTCTTCGTGCCGGTCGAGCCGGGCTTCTTCCGCCTGCGGGACGAAAACGTGCCGTCGCCGCTGCCGGGCCTTCCCGCCGCCCCGGCGCCGGTCCGGTTCATGCTCTCCGCCGAGATCAGCTGCATCTATAAGCGCCACGGCGCGGTCCGCAAGGTCCACAACCTCCTCTACGTCCCCGATCTCGCCGCCGCCGAGCGGGTCAGCGTCCGGCTGGCCGGCATCGGCAACATCGAGTCCGACGGCCGTCCCATCCTCGGCCTCGACTCCCGGAACCTGCTGGAGATCCTCCTGGAGGCGGCGCCGGAGGGGTTCCTCGTCCCGGCCCACATCTGGACGCCGTGGTTTTCCCTCTTCGGCTCCAAGTCGGGATTCGACGCCGTGGAGGAGTGCTTCGGCGACCTCACCCCCCACGTCTTCGCCCTGGAGACCGGCCTCTCCTCCGACCCCGAGATGAACCGGATGATCTCGGCCCTCGACCGCTTCACCCTGATCTCCAACTCCGACTGCCACTCCCCCGGCCGCCTCGGTCGGGAGGCGAATCTTCTCGCCACCGGCTTCGATTTCTTCTCCCTGCGCGATGCCCTGAAGGAGAACCGTCGCGACCGGTTCCGCGGCACCGTGGAGTTCTTCCCCGAGGAGGGGAAGTACCACCTGGACGGCCACCGTGCCTGCGGGGTTTGCCTGGAGCCCTCTGAGACGCGGCACCTCAGCGGCCGCTGCCCGGTCTGCGGCCGCCCCCTCACCGTGGGGGTCCTCCACCGGGTGCTGGAGCTGGCGGACCGCGACCGGCCGCTCTTTCCCGAGGATGCGCCGGAAGTCTTCAGCATGGTCCCCCTCCCCGAGGTGCTCGGCGAGATCCTCGACGTCGGCCCCGCCTCCAAGGAGGTGGCGCGCCAGTACGCCCGGCTCGTGGCCCGCTTCGGTTCGGAGTTCGCCATCCTCCTCCACGCCTCAGGAGAGGAGCTGGCGGAGGCGTCGCCGCTGCTCGCCGAAGCCATCGGCCGCATCCGGGCCGGGCGCGTCATCCGCCACGGCGGCTACGACGGGGAGTACGGCACGATCCGGGTCTTCGAGGAGGGGGAGGTGGCGCGCCTCGCCGGCCAGGGAGGGCTCTTCGGCGACGACACCCCGCGGAGAGGGCGGAAAAAGGCGCCCGCCCCGCGGGTGCCGCTTCCCGCACGGCAGGAAAAGGGTGCGGCGCCGGCGGTGCCGGCGGGGCCCAATCCGGAGCAGGCTGAAGCGATCGGATGCACCGACCGGCAGATGCTGGTGGCCGCCGGCCCTGGGACCGGCAAGACCTTCACCCTCGTCGCCCGACTGGCGGCGCTGCTGGAGCGGCCCGACACGGTGCCGGAGCGGGTATGGGCCATCACCTTCACCAACCGGGCGGCCGTCGAGGTGCGTGAGCGCCTCGTCCGTGCCGCCGGTGCGGCGGGGGAGCGGGTCTTCGTCGGCACCTTCCACAGCCTCTGCCTGGGGTGGCTGCGGGCTGCCGCGCCCGACCTCGCCGTGCTGGGGGAGGAGAGCCGTGACCGCTTCCTGCGCCGCCTCTTCCCCGGGCTGGCGAAGCGGGAGCGGGACTCCCTCGCCGGGGAGATCGCCGCCTTTCTCCACCGGGCGGAGGGGGAGGGGGCCGCGGACGCGCCGCCGGAGCCGGTGCGCCGCTATCTTGACGAGCTGTCGCGCCTCGCGCTCGTCGATCTGGACGATGTGGTGCCGGAGGCGGTCCGCCGGCTGCGGCGTGACGCCTCGTTCCGGCAGCGGATCTGCGGCGGGGTGGCGCATCTCTTCGTCGACGAATTCCAGGACCTGAACGCCTCCCAGTACACCCTGGTGGAGACCCTCGGCCGGGAGGCGGAGGTCTTCGCCATCGGCGACCCGGACCAGGCGATCTACGGCTTCCGGGGGAGTTGCCCCGCCTTTTTCTTCCGCTTTGCCGAGCTCCCCGCCACCCGTCGACTCTCCCTCGTCCGGAACTACCGCTCGGCGGCGCCGATCATCGAGGCTGCCTCGGCGGTCATCGCCCGCAACCGGCTGCGGAGCGGCCTCATCCTCACTGCAGCCACGTGGGGGTCCGGTTCCATCGAGCTCCACCGGCCGACCACGGCCACGGCGGAAGCGGAGTTCATCGCGCGAAGGATCGAGGAGTTCATGGGAGGGACCAGCCACCTTTCCCTCGCCACGGGGCGGGGCGGAGAGCGGGGGCGCGGGCGGAGCTTCGGGGAGATCGCCGTCCTCTACCGGCTCACGAAGCAGGCCGACGAGCTGGCCGCCGCCCTGGAGCGGCGGGGGATCCCCTTCCAGCTCGTGGGGGCCGTCCCCTACTTCCTCGGGTCGGCGGCGCGGGGGCTCACCCGCTTCGTCCTGGCGGCGGACGGCAGCCGGGAGATGGCCCACTGGCTCGCGCTGCTGCGGGAGCTCTCCGGCATCGGCGCGGCGAGCATCGGACGGCTGGAGGAGGCGCTCCCCCTCACCGGCGACTTTTTCTCCCTTGCGGCGGCCGTGGAGCTTCCCCCGGCGGCGGCCGGCCAGGCTGCGGCCCTGGCGCAGGCCCTGGAGCGCTTCCGGGAGACCGCTGCCCAAGACGGGGTTGCCCCGGCCCTTGGGGAGGCGGCCGTCTTCCTCGGCGCCGACGGCGGGCACCCCGACTGCCGGCGCCTCCTGACCCTGGCCGGCAGCTTCGGCGCCGACCTTTCGGCCTTTGCCCGACACCTGCGGGAGTACGCCGCCGAGACGGTCTACGACGACCGTGCCGAGGGGGTGGCCCTCATGACCCTCCATGCCGCCAAGGGGCTCGAATTTCCGGTGGTCTTTCTGGCGGGGTGCGAGGAGGGACTCCTCCCCTGCGCCCTCTGGCAGGACGCCGATCTGGAGGAGGAACGGCGGCTCTTCTATGTGGGGATGACGCGGGCGCGGGAGGCACTGGTCCTCACCGCGGCGGTGGAGCGTCCCTGGTGCGGCCCCGGCGAGCGCCCCCTCTCCCGCTTCGTGGCGGAGATCCCGGAGCATCTGGTCCGGAAAGGCGTGCCCCCCCGCAACGGTTCCCCGGCGCGAGGGAGCGAGCAGCTGACCCTGTTCTGA